Genomic segment of Mycobacterium sp. 050128:
AGGGCGGTCAAGAACACCACCGGCACGCTCGCGGCCTGCGGCAGCGACCAGTCGTCCGGCACCGTCGTCACCAACCGGGCATCCACAATCGCTTCGGATCCAACGACTCCCAGCAAGCCCAGCACCGCATCGCCGACCGACAGCCCCTGGACCCCGGGGCCGACCTCGAGCACCACCCCGGCTCCCTCGGCGCCGAGTTCGCCGCCACCGGGATACATCCCCAACGCCACCAACACATCCCGGAAGTTCACCCCGACCGCGGCCACCGCCACCCGCACCTGCCCGGAAGCCAGCTCCGCCGGCGCGGCCGGAGCGACCACCACGTCTTCCAAGGTGCCGCCACCGCCGGCGGCCAGCCGCCAACCGCCGGGCGGCAGCTCCAGCACGGCTCCTGCCCCGACGGCGCCCAGCCGCGCCGCGTGCGCGACGCCGGAACGCACCACCAATTGCGGTTCCCCGCAAGCGATCACCTCGGCGATATCCAGCGAACCGTCGGTATCGACCAGCACCACCCGGCCCGGCTGCTCGGCCTGCGCCGAACGCACCAACCCCCAGACCGCCGCGCCCGCCAAATCCGTCACATCCTCGCCGGCCACACTGACCGCGCCGCGAGTCAGCACGACGAACGGCCCCGCGTCGCCGCCGGCCAACCACGACTGCAACACCCCCAACGCCTCGTGCGTGGCCGCATACACCGACTCCACCGTCGCGCCCGAGCCCGGCTCCCACACCGTCAGGTTCTCGGTGGCAACCGCACCGGGCTCCAACGACACCGGGGTCCATGCGAGTTCGTACAGGCCGCCGCCGCCGGCTGCAGCGGCCAGGGCGGCCGATAGCGCACCGATCGAAATCGGCCGAACCACCAACTCCCGCACCGACAAAACCGGCAGACCCGTTCCGTCGGCCAAGTCCACGGACACCGCGCCGCTACCGGCCGGCGCAATGCGTACCCGGACCCGGGAGGCGCCGGCGGCATGCAGGCAGACTCCCTGCCAGGAGAACGGCAGCATCGTCGAATCGCCACCCTCGGCAATCCCCCAGGCGTGCAACGCGGCATCCAGCACGACGGGATGAATCCCGAAGCCGCCCATGGTCACGCCGTCGCCGGCACTCACTTCGGCAAAGACCTCTTGCCCGCGCCGCCACAGCGTTCGCAGACCGCGGAACGCCGGGCCGTAGTCGTAGCCGCGCGCCGCCAGTACCTCGTACACGTCGCCGGCCTCGACCACCGAAGCCCCGACCGGCGGCCACACCGACAAATCCGCCGCGGGTTCGGGCGCCGCGGCACTCAACGAGCCCTGGGCGTGTAGCACCCAGACCGAATCCGTGGCCGCACCACGCGAATACACCCACACGGCGCGGGAGCCCGACTCCCCCGCCGCGTCGACGACGACCTGCACGCGCGCCGCGCCGCCCGGCGGCAACACCAACGGCGCCAACAAGGTCAGCTCGTCGACCACCGAGCAGCCGACCTCATCGCCGGCCCGCAATGCCAGCTCGACAAACCCGGCGCCGGGGAACAACACCACGCCGTCGACGACGTGGTCGGCCAGCCAGGGCGATCCGCTTACCGACAACGAACCTGTCAGCACCACGCCGCCGGAGTCGGGCCGCTCCACCACCGCACCCAGCAACGGATGCGCGGCTCGGGCCAACCCGACACTGCTCACGTTGCCCGATCCCACCGCTCCAAGGGGCAGCCAGAATCGTTGCCGGACAAAGCCGTACGTGGGTAGGTCGACGCGGTGCCCGTTTCCTACCGCCGCGGCCCAGTCCACGGGGACGCCGATGGTGAACAACTGCCCGAGTGCCTTGAGTGCCGACTCCGCTTCGGGGCGGTCCTTGGCCACTGTAATCACCGATGTCGCCTGCTCGGTGGTCAACGACTGCTCGACGGCAGCGGTGAGACCGCGACCCGGACCGACCTCCACGAAAGCCCGGGCGCCCAACGACTCGGCAGCGCGCACCCCGTCGGCGAAACGGACCGGTCGGCGCACATGCTCGACCCAGTACTCCGGCGATCCGTAGCCGGGCCCGGCCAGTTCGCCAGTGAGGTTGGACACCAAACCTATTCGCGGCGGTGCGGGTGAGACGCCGGCGACCAGTTGCGCAAACTCCCCGAGCATCGGCTCCATCAGCGCGGAGTGGAAGGCATGCGAGACCGCGAGTCGATGTACCCGCCGGCCGTGGGCCGCGAGTTCGTCGGACACCGCGGTGACCGCGGCCTCGGCACCGGAGATCACCACGGCGTCAGGGCCGTTGACCGCCGCGAGATTCACCTCCGCGCCCAGCAACGGCAACACTTCGGCTTCGCTGGCGGCAACCGCGACCATCGCGCCCCCGGGCGGCAATGCCGCCATCAACCGGCCGCGCCCCGCAACGACTTTCGCCGCATCCGCGAGCGACAGCACGCCCGCCACGTAGGCCGCGGTGATCTCGCCGACGGAATGGCCGGTCACCACGTCGGGCAGCACGCCCCAGTGCTGAAGCAACGCCGCGACCGCCACCTCGACGGCGAACAGCGCCGATTGCGCGAACTCGGTACTCTGCAGCAGCTCGGCGTCCTCGCCCCAGATCACGTGCCGCAGTGGTAAACGCAGAAGCGGATCCAGTGCGGCGACCGCCTCGTCGAATGCGCGGGCGAACTCCGGAAAGCGGTCGTAGAGCTGCTGGCCCATCCCCAGCCACTGCGACCCCTGGCCGGGAAACACGAACACGGTCTTGCCCGCCGAGCGGACCCGCCCAGCCGTGACGCCGGCACTCGGCTCACCGGCGGCTAATTCGCTCAAGCCGGCGATCAGATGGTCCCGGTCCGCGCCGACCACGACGGCTCGATGGTCGAACACCGCGCGTGTCGTCACCAGGGACCACGCCACGTCCACCGGGCTCAGCTTCGCGTCCCCGGACACGTGGGCGAGCAACCGCTTGGCCTGATTGGCCAAGGCCTGCTCGGAGCGAGCCGACAGCACCCACGCCGTCTCGCGCGGATCCGGTTCGGCGACAACATCTTCGGCTTCGGCAGCCGGTGGCTGCTCGATGATCACGTGCGCGTTCGTACCACTGATCCCGAACGACGAGACGCCGGCCCGGCGTGGCCCATTGCCGCTCGGCCAGGCTCGCGACTCGGTCAACAACGATACCGCGCCCGACGACCAATCCACATGCGGCGAAGGCACATCCACGTGCAGGCTTTTCGGCAGCACGCCGTGCTGGATCGCCTCGATCATCTTGATGACTCCGGCGACGCCCGCGGCGGCCGAGGTGTGACCGATGTTCGATTTGATCGACCCCAGCCACAGCGGACGGTCCGCCGGCCGATCCTGGCCATAGGTCGCCAACAACGCTTGCGCCTCAATCGGATCGCCCAGCACGGTTCCGGTGCCGTGACCCTCGACGACATCGACGTCGGCGGCGGTCAGGCCGGCGCCGGCCAGCGCGGTGCGGATGACGCGTTGTTGGGAGGGCCCGTTCGGGGCGGTCAGCCCGTTGGACGCGCCATCCTGGTTGACGGCGGTCCCGCGCACGATCGCCAACACCGGGTGTCCCGCTCGGCGCGCGTCGGCCAACCGCTCCACCACCAGGACACCGGCGCCTTCCGACCAGGCGGTGCCGTCGGCGGCCCCGGCGTACACCTTGCAGCGGCCATCGGGGGCCAGCGCTCGCTGGCGGCTGAATTCGACGAAGGCGGCGGGTGTGGCCATGACCGTGACGCCGCCGACCAGGGCCAGATCGCATTCCCCCGAGCGCAACGACTGCGCGGCCAGGTGCAGCGCCACCAGCGACGACGAACACGCCGTATCCACCGACACGGCCGGGCCTTCCAGGCCCAGCACATACGACACCCGGCCCGAGGTCACACTCAACGTCGAGCCGGTGAGCCCGTAGCCCTCCAGCTCGCCTTCCACCTGCCCGCCGTAGCCGGCATGGATCACACCGGCAAACACGCCCGTCGCCGACCCCCGCAACCCCAACGGGTCAACTCCCGCGCGCTCCAACGCTTCCCACGAAAGCTCCAGCATCAAGCGCTGCTGCGGATCCATCGCCAGCGCCTCGCTCGGGCCCACCCCGAAGAACCCGGCATCGAAATCGCCGGCGTCGCCGAGAAATGATCCCTGCCGCACGTACATCTTGCCAGGGGCATCGGGGTCGGGATCGTACAACCCCGCCACGTCCCAACCCCGGTCCGGAGGAAAATCCGACACGGCGTCACGGCCCTCAACCACCATGTCCCACAATGCTTCCGGCGAATCCACTCCACCCGGATACCGGCACGCCATCCCGACCACCGCCACCGGCTCGGACAGTTTGCCCTCGAGTTCGGCCACCCGGCGTCGCGTGCGCCGCAGATCTGCGGTCAGCCGCTTCAGGTAATCAAGATGTTTGTCGGTGTCCGACACGGGCGCTCCTTGGCGTCTTACGAGCCGAGTTCTTCGTCGAGGATGGCGAACAGTTCGCTTTCGCTGGCACTGTGGATGTCCTCGTCGTCGGCTTCCTGCTGGTCGTGTGGATCCAGGTGGGCGCCGAGCGTGGTCAGCAACGTCTGGATGCGGGTGGTCAAGTGCGCCTTGTCTTCTGGCTTCCAATCGGGTTGATTCAGCAGCGTTTGCAGCTCCCGGGCGATGTCATTGAAGCGTGCGAAACGGGCCATCAGGTCGGGCTGCTCGGCAGAGTTCGCAACACCGGGAACCACCAGCCGGGTGTCGAGGTGTTCGGCCAGGACGATCGGCGTCGGGTAGTCGAAGATCAAGGTAGGCGAAAGGGTAAGTCCCGTCGCGGTTTTGAGCCGGTTACGCAGTTCGACGGCGGTCAGCGAGTCGAACCCGAGGTCTTGGAAGACGCTGCCCGCGTTGATGTCTCCGGCGTTGGGACGGCCCAGCACGGTGGCAGCGTTGCGGCTGACCAGGTCGACCAGTTCGCTGTGCCGCTGTTCGGCGGACAGGCCCTGCAGGCGAGCGACAAGGCTGGTCATCGAGGCGGCGGTGGTGTCGGTCTCGTCGATGACACGCCGGATGGGGCGGGCGACCAGATGACTGAGCAGCGGGGGCAGTGTCGCGCCGTTGTCGGCCAACGCGCCGGGGTCGATGCGCGCGGCGACCATCACCGGGCGGTCGGACAGCATCGCGGTATCAAACAGTCGCAACGCCTGCTCGGTTGGCATGGGGGCGAGCCCGATTCGGCTCATCCGCGCTTTGTCGCGCTCGTCGAGGTGTTGGGTCATGCCGCTGGCCTGTTCCCAGAGTCCCCAGGCGATCGACAGTCCCGCCAGACCGTGGGCACGCCGGTAGGTCGCCAATTCGTCGAGGAAGCTGTTGGCCGCCGCGTAGTTGCCCTGCCCCGGGGAACCCACAATGCCGGCCATCGACGAGAACATCACGAACGCCGACAAATCCATATCCCGGGTGAGCTCGTGCAGGTTCCAGGCACCGTCCACCTTCGCCCGCAGCACCGTGTCCAAGCGTTGCGGCGTCAGCGACGCGATCAGCCCGTCATCGAGCACTCCGGCGGCGTGGAACACGCCCTTGAGTGGATACTGCGTGGGCAGTCGAGTAAGCAGCCCCGCCAACGCATCTCGATCGGTGACATCGCAGGCCACCACCGACACCTCGGCCCCGGCCGTTTCGAGCTGATCCACCAGCTCCGGCACGCCCTCGCCTTGGGCGCCGCTGCGGCTCGCCAATACGACATGGGCCACGCCGTAACGCGCTACCAGGTGTGCGGCCACCGCCGAGCCGGCCATGCCGGTGCCCCCGGTGATCAGCACGCTGCCGCCGGCCAGGCCGCCACCGGACCCCGTCAGGACCGGGTCACCAGGACCGTCCGGGATCGTCAGCACCACCTTGCCGGTGTGGCGGGCCTGGCTGACGAACCGATACGCCGACGAGGCCGACCGGACATCAAAAGTCTTGACGGGCAACGGCTTCAGCACACCGGCGTCAAACATCGACATCAGGTCGGACAGCATGGTCGCGGTGAGGTCCGGGCCGGCCTCGATCAGGTCGAAGGCCCGGTACGTCACGCCCGGCGCCATCGATGCGGGGTCGCGAAGATCGGTCTTGCCCATCTCGATGAACCGCCCGCCCCCGACCAGCAATCGCAGCGAGGCATCGAGAAATTCGCCGGCCAGCGAGTTGAGCACCACATCGACCCCGGCCCCGCCGGTGGTGGCCAGGAACTTCTCCTCGAAATCCACGGATCTGGTATCGCCGATGTGATCGTCGTCAAAGCCCATCGCCCGCAACGTGTCCCACTTGCCGCGACTGGCCGTCGCGAAGACCTCCGCACCCCAATGCCGGGCCAGCTGCACCGCGGCCATCCCCACCCCGCCCGTGGCGGCGTGCACCAATACCTTCTCCCCGGCCTTGAGCCCCGCCAGCTCCGACAACCCGTACAGGGCGGTCAAGAACACCACCGGCACGCTCGCGGCCTGCGGCAGCGACCAGTCGTCCGGCACCGTCGTCACCAACCGGGCATCCACAATCGCTTCGGATCCAACGACACCCAGCAAGCCCAACACCGCATCGCCGACCGACAGCCCCGGAACTCCCGGACCGATCTCGACGATCACACCGGAGCCTTCGACGCCGAGCTCGCCGCCACCGGGATACATCCCCAACGCCACCAACACATCCCGGAAGTTCACCCCGACCGCGGCCACCGCCACCCGCACCTGCCCGGAAGCCAGCTCCGCGCGGGGAAGCGGGCGCACCACCAGATCCTCCAGGGTGCCGCCGCCCCCCACGCTCATCCGCCACTGCCCCGCGGGCAACGTCGACACCGACCGCGACGGGATCAGCCGCGCCGCGTGCGCGACGGCGGAACGCACCACCAATTGCGGTTCGCCGCACGCGATCACCTCGGCAATATCCAGCGAACCGTCGGTATCGACCAGCACCACCCGGCCCGGCTGCTCGGCCTGCGCCGAACGCACCAACCCCCAGACCGCCGCGCCCGCCAAATCCGTCACGTCCTCGCCGGCCAGCCCCACCGCGCCACGAGTCAGCACGACGAACGGCCCCGCGTCGCCGCCGGCCAACCACGACTGCAACACCCCCAACGCCTCGTGCGTGGCCGCATACACCGACGCCACCGTCGCGCCCGAGCCCGGCTCCCACACCGTTACGTCTTGTTTGCTAAGGGCGTTGGGCTGCAAGGCAACCGGCGACCAGGTCACCTCCAGCAAGCCGCCGCCGGACCGGGGTGCCGCGGCCACCGCCGTAAGCTGGGCCGCCGAGACCGGCCGGACCACCAGCTCCCGCACCGACAGGATCGGTAGGCCGGCTCCGTCGGCCAGGTCCACCGACACCGCGCTCACCCCGACCGGTGCGATCCGCACCCGCGCCCGGGACGCGCCGGCGGCGTGCAGACACACGCCCTGCCAGGAGAACGGCAACATGGTCTCGGCCTGGTCGCCGACCACGCCCATCGCATGCAATGCGGCGTCGACCAGCACCGGATGGATTCCGAAACTGTCGACCCTCATCCCGGCGACCTCGGGCACGGCGACTTCGGCGAAGACCTCATTGCCGAGGCGCCACATGGCCTGCAGGCCTTGAAACGCGGGACCGTATTCGTAGCCTCGCCGGGTCAGGTGCTCGTATGCGTCGGCGATGTCCACGGCGGTCGCTCCCACCGGTGGCCATACCGACAAGTTCGCGGCCGGATTGTCCGCACCCGTGCTCAACGCGCCCTCGGCATGCAGTGCCCATTCCGAATCGGGCTCCATGCCAAGGGAATACACCGATACCGCCCGGCGGCCCGAGCTGGCCGGGGGCCCGACCACGACCTGGATCTGGACACCGTCGGACGCGGGCAACAGCAGCGGGGCCGACAGTGTCAGCTCCTCGACCACCGAGCAGCCCACCTCGTCGCCGGCCCGCAACGCCAACTCCACGAATCCGGCGCCGGGGAACAACACCACCCCGGCCACCGCGTGATCGGCCAGCCATGGCTGCGCGGCCAGCGACAGTCGGCCGGTCAGCACCACGGCGCCGGAATCAGGCCGCTGCACCACTGCGCCCAGCAAGCCGTGCTCGGCTCCGGCCAATCCCAATCCACCGAGATCGCCACCAATGCCCATCGGGGGCAACCAGAATCGTCGGCCCTGGAAGGCGTACGTCGGCAACTCCACCTGGTGGGCGCCGGAGAACACAGGACGCCAATCCACCGCCACACCCGCGGCGTGTGCCTGACCCGCGGACAACCAGAACCGGTCCAGCCCGCCGTCGTCGCGGCCCAGCGACGGAATGACGACGGCATCGTCGGCGACGGTGTTTTCGATGCCGGCGGCCAACACCGGATGCGGGCTCGACTCGATGAACACCCGGTAGCCGGCATCGCTGGCGGTGCGCACCGCTTGCGCGAATTGCACGGTCTGACGGATGCTGCGGTACCAGTAGTCGGCGTTCAGCCCCGCGGTATCGAGGGGCTCGCCGGTGACGGTAGAGAAGAAGGTGACGGCGCAGGATCGAGGCTCAATGCCGTTGAGGGCCTGGGCAAGCGGCTCACGAATGGCGTCGACCTGCGCCGAGTGCGAAGCATAGTCGACGTCGATCCGGCGGGCACGCACGCCGGCACCCTCACAACGGCGCATCAGCTCCTCGAGGGCGTGCACCTCTCCGGAGACGACGATTGCCGAAACACCGTTGACCGCAGCGATATTCAGGCGATCAGCGGAGGGCGCCAGCAGCTCGCGCGCCTGGTCCTGGCCGCACGCCAGCGAGACCATGCCCCCGGCCCCCGACAGCTGCACCAGCAGCCGGCTACGCAGTGCCACCACCCGAGCCGCATCCTCCAGCGACAGCGCACCGGCCACGTAGGCCGCCGCGATCTCGCCCTGCGAGTGGCCGATGACGGCGTCGGGCCGTACACCCATCGAACGCCATAATTCGGCCAGCGACACCATCATTGCCCACAGCACGGGCTGCACCACGTCGACCCGATCCAGCCCCGGGGCACCCGCGGCGCCGCGGATCACGTCGATCAGCGACCACTCGACGTACTCGCCGAGGGCCTTGTCGCACCGGTTTAGCTGCTCGGCGAATACCGGTGCGGTGTCGAGTAATTGGGCTCCCATGCCGACCCACTGCGAGCCTTGACCGGGAAACACGAACGCCGTCTTGCCGACGGCCTGTGCGCGCCCCGTCACGACGTTGGCGCCCGGCTCCCCCGCCGCCAGCCCGGCCAGCCCGGCCATCAGCTCGTCGCGAGTACCGACGACCACGGCCCGATGGTCGAACACCGAGCGGGTTGACACCAGCGACCACCCCACGTCGGCAACACCGAGCCGCGGATCGGCCTGCACGTGTGCCAGCAGTCGCCGCG
This window contains:
- a CDS encoding SDR family NAD(P)-dependent oxidoreductase codes for the protein MSDTDKHLDYLKRLTADLRRTRRRVAELEGKLSEPVAVVGMACRYPGGVDSPEALWDMVVEGRDAVSDFPPDRGWDVAGLYDPDPDAPGKMYVRQGSFLGDAGDFDAGFFGVGPSEALAMDPQQRLMLELSWEALERAGVDPLGLRGSATGVFAGVIHAGYGGQVEGELEGYGLTGSTLSVTSGRVSYVLGLEGPAVSVDTACSSSLVALHLAAQSLRSGECDLALVGGVTVMATPAAFVEFSRQRALAPDGRCKVYAGAADGTAWSEGAGVLVVERLADARRAGHPVLAIVRGTAVNQDGASNGLTAPNGPSQQRVIRTALAGAGLTAADVDVVEGHGTGTVLGDPIEAQALLATYGQDRPADRPLWLGSIKSNIGHTSAAAGVAGVIKMIEAIQHGVLPKSLHVDVPSPHVDWSSGAVSLLTESRAWPSGNGPRRAGVSSFGISGTNAHVIIEQPPAAEAEDVVAEPDPRETAWVLSARSEQALANQAKRLLAHVSGDAKLSPVDVAWSLVTTRAVFDHRAVVVGADRDHLIAGLSELAAGEPSAGVTAGRVRSAGKTVFVFPGQGSQWLGMGQQLYDRFPEFARAFDEAVAALDPLLRLPLRHVIWGEDAELLQSTEFAQSALFAVEVAVAALLQHWGVLPDVVTGHSVGEITAAYVAGVLSLADAAKVVAGRGRLMAALPPGGAMVAVAASEAEVLPLLGAEVNLAAVNGPDAVVISGAEAAVTAVSDELAAHGRRVHRLAVSHAFHSALMEPMLGEFAQLVAGVSPAPPRIGLVSNLTGELAGPGYGSPEYWVEHVRRPVRFADGVRAAESLGARAFVEVGPGRGLTAAVEQSLTTEQATSVITVAKDRPEAESALKALGQLFTIGVPVDWAAAVGNGHRVDLPTYGFVRQRFWLPLGAVGSGNVSSVGLARAAHPLLGAVVERPDSGGVVLTGSLSVSGSPWLADHVVDGVVLFPGAGFVELALRAGDEVGCSVVDELTLLAPLVLPPGGAARVQVVVDAAGESGSRAVWVYSRGAATDSVWVLHAQGSLSAAAPEPAADLSVWPPVGASVVEAGDVYEVLAARGYDYGPAFRGLRTLWRRGQEVFAEVSAGDGVTMGGFGIHPVVLDAALHAWGIAEGGDSTMLPFSWQGVCLHAAGASRVRVRIAPAGSGAVSVDLADGTGLPVLSVRELVVRPISIGALSAALAAAAGGGGLYELAWTPVSLEPGAVATENLTVWEPGSGATVESVYAATHEALGVLQSWLAGGDAGPFVVLTRGAVSVAGEDVTDLAGAAVWGLVRSAQAEQPGRVVLVDTDGSLDIAEVIACGEPQLVVRSGVAHAARLGAVGAGAVLELPPGGWRLAAGGGGTLEDVVVAPAAPAELASGQVRVAVAAVGVNFRDVLVALGMYPGGGELGAEGAGVVLEVGPGVQGLSVGDAVLGLLGVVGSEAIVDARLVTTVPDDWSLPQAASVPVVFLTALYGLSELAGLKAGERVLVHAATGGVGMAAVQLARHWGAEVFATASRGKWDTLRAMGFDDDHIGDTRSLDFEDKFLATTGGAGVDVVLNSLAGEFLDASLRLLVGGGRFIEMGKTDLRDPASMAPGVTYRAFDLMEAGPDHIASMLSDLIALFDAGVLKPLPVKAFDVRCASSAYRFVSQARQIGKVVLTLPDGPDDPVLASSTGGLAGGSVLITGGTGMAGSAVAAHLVARYGVAQVVLASRSGAQGEGVAELVDQLEMAGAEVSVVACDVADRDALAGLIAGLPTQYPLKGVFHAAGVLDDGLIASLTPQRMDTVLRSKVDGAWNLHELTRDMDLSAFVMFSSMAGIVGSPGQGNYAAANSFLDGLAAYRRAHGLAGLSIAWGLWEQASGMTQHLSDRDKARMSRAGLAPLSTPHALQVFDEAMLADRPLLVAARIDSAGLGAGGAVPPVLRDLVRRPGRRLISDADAAVSTSGLATRLQGLSPEQRHHQLVELVCTNAATVLGRSNADIEAQLPFQDLGFDSLTAVELRNRIKMATGLTLSPSLIFDFPTPAALAAHIDEQLDSVTTGAPAAASDQLARFARFNDIARELQTLVDQPNWTPDEKTRLAARIQAIVNELESPSPLTTSESHVVDEDITTATERELFAILDDDIGP
- a CDS encoding SDR family NAD(P)-dependent oxidoreductase, which produces MNSPPEELVKALRASLKENERLKRENRDYLALLAQEATEPVAIVGMACRYPGAVDSPEALWEMVAEGRDVVTDFPADRGWDLAALFDPDPDATGKSYNRCGGFLSDVADFDAAFFGIAPSEALAMDPQQRLLLEVSWEALERAGIDPITLRGSATGVFVGVFHGSYGGQGRVPGDLERYGLRGSTLSVASGRVAYSLGLEGPAVSVDTACSSSLVALHLAVRSLRAGECDAALVGGVTVMATPAMFVEFSRQRALSADGRCKAYAGAADGTGFSEGVGALVVERLADARRLGHRVLAVVRGSAVNQDGASNGLATPNGPAQQRVIRAALESARLAPADVDLVEGHGTGTTLGDPIEAQAILATYGQDRPADQPLWLGSIKSNMGHTSAAAGVAGVIKMVQAMRHGVMPQTLHVDVPTPHVDWSAGAVSLLTEQRSWPPLDRPRRAAVSSFGISGTNAHVILEQAPVVESVAAEGDMPVAPWVLSARSPEALAAQARRLLAHVQADPRLGVADVGWSLVSTRSVFDHRAVVVGTRDELMAGLAGLAAGEPGANVVTGRAQAVGKTAFVFPGQGSQWVGMGAQLLDTAPVFAEQLNRCDKALGEYVEWSLIDVIRGAAGAPGLDRVDVVQPVLWAMMVSLAELWRSMGVRPDAVIGHSQGEIAAAYVAGALSLEDAARVVALRSRLLVQLSGAGGMVSLACGQDQARELLAPSADRLNIAAVNGVSAIVVSGEVHALEELMRRCEGAGVRARRIDVDYASHSAQVDAIREPLAQALNGIEPRSCAVTFFSTVTGEPLDTAGLNADYWYRSIRQTVQFAQAVRTASDAGYRVFIESSPHPVLAAGIENTVADDAVVIPSLGRDDGGLDRFWLSAGQAHAAGVAVDWRPVFSGAHQVELPTYAFQGRRFWLPPMGIGGDLGGLGLAGAEHGLLGAVVQRPDSGAVVLTGRLSLAAQPWLADHAVAGVVLFPGAGFVELALRAGDEVGCSVVEELTLSAPLLLPASDGVQIQVVVGPPASSGRRAVSVYSLGMEPDSEWALHAEGALSTGADNPAANLSVWPPVGATAVDIADAYEHLTRRGYEYGPAFQGLQAMWRLGNEVFAEVAVPEVAGMRVDSFGIHPVLVDAALHAMGVVGDQAETMLPFSWQGVCLHAAGASRARVRIAPVGVSAVSVDLADGAGLPILSVRELVVRPVSAAQLTAVAAAPRSGGGLLEVTWSPVALQPNALSKQDVTVWEPGSGATVASVYAATHEALGVLQSWLAGGDAGPFVVLTRGAVGLAGEDVTDLAGAAVWGLVRSAQAEQPGRVVLVDTDGSLDIAEVIACGEPQLVVRSAVAHAARLIPSRSVSTLPAGQWRMSVGGGGTLEDLVVRPLPRAELASGQVRVAVAAVGVNFRDVLVALGMYPGGGELGVEGSGVIVEIGPGVPGLSVGDAVLGLLGVVGSEAIVDARLVTTVPDDWSLPQAASVPVVFLTALYGLSELAGLKAGEKVLVHAATGGVGMAAVQLARHWGAEVFATASRGKWDTLRAMGFDDDHIGDTRSVDFEEKFLATTGGAGVDVVLNSLAGEFLDASLRLLVGGGRFIEMGKTDLRDPASMAPGVTYRAFDLIEAGPDLTATMLSDLMSMFDAGVLKPLPVKTFDVRSASSAYRFVSQARHTGKVVLTIPDGPGDPVLTGSGGGLAGGSVLITGGTGMAGSAVAAHLVARYGVAHVVLASRSGAQGEGVPELVDQLETAGAEVSVVACDVTDRDALAGLLTRLPTQYPLKGVFHAAGVLDDGLIASLTPQRLDTVLRAKVDGAWNLHELTRDMDLSAFVMFSSMAGIVGSPGQGNYAAANSFLDELATYRRAHGLAGLSIAWGLWEQASGMTQHLDERDKARMSRIGLAPMPTEQALRLFDTAMLSDRPVMVAARIDPGALADNGATLPPLLSHLVARPIRRVIDETDTTAASMTSLVARLQGLSAEQRHSELVDLVSRNAATVLGRPNAGDINAGSVFQDLGFDSLTAVELRNRLKTATGLTLSPTLIFDYPTPIVLAEHLDTRLVVPGVANSAEQPDLMARFARFNDIARELQTLLNQPDWKPEDKAHLTTRIQTLLTTLGAHLDPHDQQEADDEDIHSASESELFAILDEELGS